The following are encoded together in the Chlorocebus sabaeus isolate Y175 chromosome 12, mChlSab1.0.hap1, whole genome shotgun sequence genome:
- the LOC140713029 gene encoding spermatogenesis-associated protein 31E1-like, translating into MPSPQLLEGDIALQMEKMLFPLKSPSATWLSPSSTPWMMDFILTSVCGLVLLYLLLSYLHSDPPSPPPGRKRSSREPQRERRGRSRSTKKISALKACRNLLRELEETRDLNHLLESHLRKLAGEGSTHLPLGGDPPGDVCTPAPAKAHQLHGKCMPDLSPASLSPAAPPAPLASTQSPGPMTFSEPFGPHSTLSASGPPEPLLPLKHPASRPHVVFPPSPQPHGPLTSLPPPDSSLAGLPCGSTTRPIPKSSPLHSQGLPSPTRVISGLGRSSDPIQELYCWREAATTWGLSTCSDGKSQPQHLPDQPLEASFWRDPTPRHVEVGVCTFIHPDVQKLLETLIAKRALMKMWQEKEREWADHPQMTSLGKEWDITILNPFWNVSTEPQQLPRPQQVSDATAVGDHLQQKCSQLFWDLPSFNSESLVATAWVSSKPSSQNAHSVSLDEASTSLPGEPEVEASSQLSQAPPHPMAQPQPFTPAWPQSQPPPLAGIQTQAHLSPAVPSLPCSSPPHIRDCGASYPTTQEKTQSVIPAGKENLEWTLKKRPKWKRVLPSLLQKSPAVLNQSTAHLPQERPASWSPKSAPILPGVATSPELPEHRWQGRSAIHQEQSCGPPSRFRASGDLLPPEGEFPGRPQSRAEDTQQALLPSQASEFAGKGRKDVQKTGFRSSGRFTGKGCLRSKPGPDPNRDRGSGRTSVKFLEEDKEEAEGDMWRPWKYQLVNSAPRDPDKKHLENKLQIHLARKVGEIKEGWIPVPVRRSWLMVKCAVPQSDAHRKPGKLTSWRGGKAHANTSQELSFLQPCTQQMLEVHLLRFRVRHRWGPDLQSLEPINVRSGEAQAPPFPQSTFPPWASWESRDESATNVPIFLGKRPQNGPGDNRTRSKSVLTVSGALASARPEQEEAQRPLRGSQSADTHGRSEAFPSRHEDRGSSQPPTCSLVGRTWQSRTVLASGKPKPRLEGSMGSEMPGKEARFESESMSPGDVCSSRDLQELSIGSQWARAEDALEALKVGEEKPPAWDVTVGASVRTSSGSVQVDLRSTGALGTTDNPSGSTLCAAQDPEQLRLKAQVVNEIALLFQVDSEEQPPGHALGVLLQDGAIDLCLPGRHVDMLPAADRLPVQAPLSTSQSVSNKNTTASQGPWALLWKGGDSPGQREPGSPKAKAPQKSQKSLGSADKGEARRRPRPGEQGRGSKGPRTSEASGRSHSAHTREIGDKQERKYNQPQPEKGETPPESHFRRKIGHHPQGLHPRKTGAGWEDVLDKGKPGADAVQSWGSGPARLFMDRMVDEAWTISRVVGQILVDKLGLQWGRGPSDVTHHKGDLHAQENVPSCGHRGHCHQEHSREMRAPACSPKATPRGHHCPVKNRNIRDRDSRWAPPPREPVSPAAPHHHRPRVASALGGPIRGRWN; encoded by the exons ATGCCCAGCCCTCAGTTGCTTGAAGGCGACATTGCACTTCAGATGGAGAAAATGCTCTTTCCTCTGAAGAGCCCTAGTGCCACATGGCTGAGCCCCAGCTCCACTCCCTGGATGATGGATTTCATCCTCACCAGTGTGTGTGGCCTGGTGCTCCTCTACCTGTTACTCTCCTACCTCCACAGTGACCCGCCCTCACCCCCGcccgggaggaagaggagcagcagGGAG CCTcaaagggagagaagggggaggtccaGGAGCACAAAGAAGATCTCAGCTCTGAAAG CTTGCAGAAACCTCCTGAGGGAGCTGGAGGAGACTCGGGACCTGAACCACCTTCTGGAAAG CCACCTGAGGAAGCTCGCTGGCGAGGGCAGCACCCATCTGCCCTTAGGTGGAGACCCCCCGGGTGACGTGTGCACACCAGCGCCTGCTAAGGCCCACCAGCTGCATGGGAAATGCATGCCAGATCTGTCTCCCGCCAGCTTGTCCCCAGCAGCTCCCCCAGCTCCTCTGGCCTCCACCCAGTCACCAGGTCCAATGACCTTCTCAGAGCCTTTTGGACCACACTCAACCCTGAGTGCCTCCGGGCCTCCAGAGCCCTTGCTTCCCCTAAAACACCCTGCATCCCGGCCACATGTGGTTTTTCCTCCTTCACCACAGCCGCATGGTCCCCTGACCTCTCTACCTCCACCCGACTCCAGCCTGGCTGGACTTCCGTGTGGCTCCACAACACGCCCCATCCCCAAGAGCTCCCCTCTACACAGCCAGGGGCTGCCTTCTCCAACCAGGGTGATCTCTGGCCTTGGGCGCTCCAGCGATCCCATCCAGGAACTCTATTGCTGGAGGGAGGCTGCCACCACCTGGGGCCTCTCCACCTGTTCAGATGGCAAATCCCAGCCACAGCATCTTCCCGACCAGCCCCTAGAGGCTTCCTTCTGGAGAGACCCCACACCCAGGCACGTGGAGGTAGGTGTCTGCACATTCATCCACCCTGACGTGCAGAAGCTGCTGGAGACTCTCATCGCCAAGAGAGCACTGATGAAGatgtggcaggagaaagaaagggaatggGCCGACCACCCGCAGATGACATCGCTGGGGAAGGAGTGGGACATCACGATTTTAAATCCCTTCTGGAATGTGTCAACTGAACCACAGCAGCTGCCCCGTCCTCAGCAAGTCTCTGACGCCACAGCCGTGGGGGACCACTTGCAGCAGAAATGCAGCCAGCTTTTCTGGGACCTGCCATCTTTCAATAGCGAGTCCCTGGTAGCCACAGCCTGGGTTTCTAGCAAGCCTTCCTCACAGAATGCCCACTCTGTATCATTGGATGAGGCCTCCACTTCTCTTCCAGGTGAACCTGAGGTTGAGGCGTCCTCACAGCTTTCCCAGGCACCGCCCCACCCCATGGCCCAGCCCCAAcctttcactccagcctggccccagTCCCAGCCGCCGCCTTTGGCTGGGATCCAGACCCAGGCCCACCTCTCACCCGCTGTCCCAAGCCTACCGTGCTCTTCTCCACCCCATATTAGGGACTGTGGGGCATCTTACCCTACAACCCAGGAGAAGACACAGTCTGTCATCCCCGCTGGAAAGGAGAATCTTGAATGGACCTTGAAGAAGCGACCAAAGTGGAAGAGGGTTTTGCCCTCTCTCCTCCAAAAGTCTCCGGCTGTCCTGAACCAGTCCACTGCCCACCTTCCCCAGGAGAGGCCAGCCTCCTGGAGCCCCAAGTCAGCCCCCATCCTTCCCGGGGTTGCCACCAGCCCTGAGCTCCCAGAGCACCGGTGGCAAGGAAGGAGTGCCATCCACCAGGAGCAGTCCTGTGGCCCTCCCAGCAGATTCCGGGCATCTGGGGACCTGCTGCCGCCTGAGGGGGAGTTCCCAGGGAGGCCCCAGAGTCGGGCGGAAGACACGCAGCAGGCCCTCTTGCCCTCCCAGGCTTCTGAATTTGCAGGGAAGGGCAGGAAGGATGTGCAGAAGACCGGGTTCAGGAGCTCCGGAAGGTTCACTGGGAAGGGGTGCTTACGATCCAAACCAGGGCCAGACCCAAACCGGGATCGAGGCTCAGGAAGGACCTCAGTGAAGTTTCTggaggaagacaaggaggaggcAGAAGGTGACATGTGGAGGCCCTGGAAGTACCAATTAGTAAATTCTGCACCCAGGGACCCAGACAAGAAGCATCTGGAAAACAAGCTGCAAATCCATCTGGCCAGGAAGGTGGGGGAGATCAAAGAGGGCTGGATCCCCGTGCCTGTGCGTCGCTCCTGGCTCATGGTCAAATGTGCTGTTCCCCAGTCTGACGCCCACAGGAAACCCGGGAAGCTGACATCCTGGAGGGGTGGGAAAGCCCACGCAAACACCTCCCAGGAGCTTTCCTTCCTCCAGCCCTGCACCCAGCAGATGCTGGAAGTGCATCTTCTAAGGTTCCGTGTGAGACACAGGTGGGGTCCAGACCTCCAGTCCCTGGAGCCCATAAACGTCCGGTCAGGTGAGGCTCAGGCCCCGCCCTTCCCACAATCCACCTTTCCCCCCTGGGCCTCCTGGGAATCTCGGGACGAGTCTGCAACCAACGTTCCCATTTTCCTGGGAAAACGTCCTCAGAACGGTCCAGGGGACAACAGAACAAGAAGCAAGTCAGTCCTGACGGTGAGTGGCGCTCTCGCTTCCGCACGACCTGAGCAGGAGGAAGCCCAGAGGCCCCTGAGAGGGTCCCAGTCAGCTGACACCCATGGGCGATCAGAGGCCTTTCCAAGTCGACATGAGGACAGGGGGTCTTCTCAGCCCCCCACATGCAGCCTTGTGGGCAGAACCTGGCAGAGCAGGACTGTCCTGGCATCCGGGAAACCCAAACCTAGACTAGAGGGGAGTATGGGTTCAGAAATGCCTGGGAAGGAGGCAAGGTTTGAGAGTGAGAGCATGTCCCCAGGAGACGTGTGTAGTAGCAGAGACCTGCAAGAGCTCAGCATAGGGTCCCAGTGGGCAAGGGCCGAAGACGCCCTGGAGGCACTGAAGGTGGGGGAGGAGAAGCCCCCCGCTTGGGACGTCACTGTGGGAGCCAGTGTGAGGACAAGTTCAGGAAGCGTTCAGGTGGATCTGAGGAGCACGGGGGCTCTGGGGACCACTGATAACCCCTCAGGGTCTACACTCTGTGCTGCTCAGGATCCAGAGCAGCTGCGCCTGAAAGCGCAGGTGGTCAATGAGATTGCGCTCCTATTTCAGGTGGATTCAGAGGAGCAGCCGCCAGGCCATGCCTTGGGCGTCCTCCTCCAGGATGGAGCCATAGATCTGTGCCTTCCAGGCCGCCACGTGGACATGCTCCCCGCTGCAGACAGGCTGCCCGTTCAGGCCCCTCTGTCCACCTCCCAGAGTGTGTCCAATAAGAACACGACGGCTTCTCAGGGGCCATGGGCCCTCCTATGGAAGGGAGGCGACAGCCCAGGGCAGCGGGAGCCTGGGAGCCCGAAAGCAAAGGCCCCACAGAAGAGTCAGAAGTCGCTGGGCTCTGCGGACAAGGGCGAGGCCCGCAGGAGACCCAGACCAGGGGAGCAGGGACGCGGCTCCAAGGGACCAAGGACCTCTGAAGCCAGTGGGAGGAGCCATTCTGCTCACACCAGGGAAATAGGAGacaaacaagaaaggaaatacaaCCAGCCTCAGCCGGAGAAGGGAGAGACGCCACCAGAAAGCCACTTCCGGAGAAAGATCGGTCACCATCCACAGGGTCTACACCCCAGGAAAACAGGCGCAGGGTGGGAAGATGTCCTGGACAAAGGCAAGCCTGGGGCAGATGCTGTCCAGAGCTGGGGGTCTGGCCCAGCAAGGCTGTTTATGGACCGCATGGTTGATGAAGCCTGGACCATCAGCAGAGTTGTGGGGCAAATCCTGGTGGACAAACTGGGGCTTCAGTGGGGACGTGGTCCCTCAGACGTCACTCACCACAAAGGTGACCTCCACGCCCAGGAGAATGTGCCTTCCTGTGGCCACAGGGGTCACTGCCACCAGGAACATAGCAGAGAGATGAGAGCTCCGGCCTGCAGCCCCAAAGCCACCCCCAGGGGCCACCACTGTCCTGTCAAAAACAGGAACATCAGGGACAGAGACAGCAGATGGGCCCCACCTCCCCGGGAGCCTGTGTCCCCAgctgccccccaccaccacagGCCACGAGTGGCAAGCGCCTTGGGTGGCCCCATCCGCGGCCGCTGGAACTGA